Within the Planctomycetota bacterium genome, the region GCGGAAGCGGCCCGGGCGCTCGGGGGTCTCGATCTTCTCGTCAACAATGCGGGGCTGGCCGATCCCCGCGGATGGACGGATGATCTCGAGAAGATGACGGACGATCTCTGGATGAGGGTCCTGCGGACGGATCTTCTCGGAGCGTTCAAATGCAGCCGGGCCGCGGCGCGCCTCATGCGGCGGGGGAAGATCATCAACGTCGCTTCCATCCCGGCGCTCGTGGGGGACCGGGAGGGGCTCGTCTACGCCGCCGCGAAGGCGGCCGTCGTCGGAATGACGAAGTCGCTCGCGGTGCTTCTGGCGCCGCGGATCCAGGTGAACTGCCTGGCGTTCGGCTCGCTGGCGACCTCGTGGGTCGAGTGGCTCTCCCCGGCCCGGCGCGCGGCCTACCGGCGGGCGATCCCTCTGGGACGCTTCGGGACGCCGGAGGAGGCGGCGCAGGCG harbors:
- a CDS encoding SDR family oxidoreductase, which translates into the protein AEAARALGGLDLLVNNAGLADPRGWTDDLEKMTDDLWMRVLRTDLLGAFKCSRAAARLMRRGKIINVASIPALVGDREGLVYAAAKAAVVGMTKSLAVLLAPRIQVNCLAFGSLATSWVEWLSPARRAAYRRAIPLGRFGTPEEAAQAALFLAENDWVTGQTLVLDGGEARV